In Cololabis saira isolate AMF1-May2022 chromosome 14, fColSai1.1, whole genome shotgun sequence, a single genomic region encodes these proteins:
- the cct6a gene encoding T-complex protein 1 subunit zeta: protein MSAVKALNPKAEVARAQAALAVNISAARGLQDVLKSNLGPKGTMKMLVSGAGDIKLTKDGNVLLHEMQIQHPTASLIAKVATAQDDITGDGTTSNVLIIGELLKQADLYVSEGLHPRIIAEGFEAAKEKALAVLEEVKITREMDRETLINVARTSLRTKVHKELADLLTEAVVDAVLTIAKPNEPIDLYMVEIMEMKHKTDCDTQLIKGLVLDHGARHPDMKKRVEDAYILTCNVSLEYEKTEVNSGFFYKSAGEREKLVAAERKFIEDRVQRIIALKKKVCPNDEKGFVVINQKGVDPFSLDALAKEGIVALRRAKRRNMERLSLACGGIAMNSVDDLTPECLGHAGLVYEHTLGEEKFTFIEKCGNPRSVTLLVKGPNKHTLTQIKDAVRDGLRAVKNAIEDGSVVSGAGAFEVAVADALVKHKPNVKGRAQLGVQAFADALLVIPKVLAQNSGYDPQETVLKLQTEYKESGQLVGVDLGTGEPFVAGEGGVWDNYSVKKQLLHSCTVIASNILLVDEIMRAGLSSLKG, encoded by the exons ATGTCTGCCGTCAAAGCCCTAAACCCCAAGGCGGAGGTGGCCAGAGCCCAGGCGGCCCTGGCGGTGAACATAAGTGCCGCCCGGGGGCTCCAGGATGTGCTGAAGAGCAACCTGGGACCGAAGGGAACCATGAAGAT GCTGGTGTCTGGTGCAGGAGACATCAAGCTGACCAAAGATGGCAACGTCTTGTTGCATGAGATG CAAATTCAGCATCCAACAGCATCACTGATTGCCAAGGTTGCCACTGCGCaggatgacatcacaggggatGGCACCACCTCCAACGTCCTCATCATTGGCGAGCTGCTGAAGCAGGCTGATCTCTACGTGTCAGAG GGTCTTCATCCAAGAATTATTGCAGAGGGCTTCGAGGCAGCAAAAGAAAAAGCCTTGGCTGTTTTGGAGGAAGTCAAGATTACCcgagagatggacagagagacgcTCATCAATGTTGCACGCACCTCCCTCAGGACCAAGGTCCACAAAGAGCTGGCTGACCTGCTCACTGAG GCTGTGGTGGATGCTGTTCTCACCATCGCTAAACCCAATGAGCCCATTGACCTTTACATGGTGGAAATAATGGAGATGAAGCATAAGACTGACTGCGACACACA acTGATCAAAGGTCTGGTGTTGGATCATGGCGCACGACACCCAGACATGAAGAAGAGGGTAGAGGATGCTTACATACTGACGTGCAATGTGTCCCTGGAGTACGAAAAGACAGAGGTCAACTCCGGCTTCTTCTACAAGAGCGCCGGCGAGAGGGAGAAACTTGTGGCCGCAGAAAGGAAGTTCATTGAGGATCGTGTGCAGAGGATCATTGCCCTGAAAAAGAAAGTCTGTCCTAATGACGAAAAAGGTTTTGTCGTCATTAACCAAAAG GGTGTTGACCCGTTCTCCCTGGATGCCCTTGCCAAGGAAGGCATTGTTGCCCTGCGCAGGGCGAAGAGGAGGAACATGGAAAG ACTCTCTCTTGCTTGTGGGGGCATTGCCATGAATTCAGTGGACGACCTCACACCTGAGTGTTTAGGACATGCTGGGCTGGTTTATGAACACACACTG GGTGAGGAGAAATTCACATTCATTGAGAAGTGTGGGAACCCTCGCTCAGTCACCCTGCTGGTGAAGGGCCCCAACAAACACACCCTTACACAGATCAAAGATGCCGTGAGGGATGGTTTGCGAGCAGTCAAGAACGCCATTGAAGATG GTAGTGTCGTGTCTGGTGCCGGTGCGTTTGAGGTTGCGGTGGCAGATGCTTTGGTCAAACATAAGCCCAATGTGAAAGGCCGAGCCCAGCTGGGAGTCCAGGCCTTTGCTGATGCTCTCCTGGTGATCCCCAAG GTCCTGGCCCAGAACTCTGGTTATGACCCACAGGAGACGGTACTGAAACTACAGACGGAGTACAAAGAGTCTGGACAGCTTGTTGGAGTCGACCTCGGCACAG GAGAACCCTTCGTGGCAGGGGAAGGTGGTGTATGGGATAATTACAGCGTCAAGAAACAGCTTCTCCATTCATG CACAGTGATCGCCAGCAACATCTTGTTGGTAGATGAGATCATGCGAGCTGGATTGTCTTCCCTGAAAGGTTAA
- the sumf2 gene encoding inactive C-alpha-formylglycine-generating enzyme 2 isoform X2 has product MDVKTLFRIFAVILLAAAASGEMLAVPAGRMLMGTSAADGRDGESNTREVSVQPFRLDQYPVTNADFRDFVRAEKYKTEAETFGWSFVFEDFVSDEVKSKITQRIESAPWWLPVERVFWRQPAGPGSGIRDRLDFPVVQVSWNDARAFCQWRGNRLPSEEEWEWAARGGLQGRTYPWGNKFQANRTNLWQGQFPGKDTAEDGYHGSSPVTAFPPQNSYGLYDMMGNTWEWTSTLFSAARQMYVLRGGSWIDTVDGSANHKARITTRMGNTPDSASDNLGFRCAADEDQDRAEL; this is encoded by the exons ATGGACGTTAAAACTCTGTTCCGGATATTTGCTGTGATTTTACTAGCAGCAGCAG CCTCGGGGGAGATGCTGGCCGTCCCCGCGGGGAGGATGCTGATGGGGACCAGTGCGGCCGACGGCAGGGACGGGGAGTCGAACACCAGGGAGGTCTCAGTGCAGCCCTTTAGACTGGACCAGTACCCGGTCACTAACGCTGACTTCAG AGACTTTGTGAGAGCAGAAAAGTACAAAACTGAAGCTGAGACGTTTGGCTGGAGTTTTGTGTTTGAAGACTTCGTGTCAGATGAAGTGAAAAGCAAAATCACTCAGAGAATCGAG TCTGCTCCCTGGTGGTTGCCTGTGGAGCGGGTGTTCTGGAGACAG CCTGCAGGGCCCGGCTCAGGCATCAGGGATCGGCTGGACTTCCCCGTGGTTCAGGTGAGCTGGAATGATGCTCGGGCCTTCTGCCAGTGGAGAGGCAACAGACTGCCATCCGAGGAGGAGTGGGAGTGGGCCGCACGTGGAGGGCTGCAAG GTCGGACTTATCCTTGGGGGAACAAGTTTCAGGCCAACAGAACCAACCTTTGGCAG GGCCAGTTTCCAGGCAAAGACACTGCAGAGGATGGATACCACGGCTCCTCCCCGGTTACAGCCTTCCCTCCTCAGAACAGTTATG GACTGTATGACATGATGGGAAACACATGGGAGTGGACATCAACACTGTTTTCAGCAGCGCGCCAGATGTACGTGCTGCGCGGAGGCTCCTGGATCGACACGGTGGACGGTTCAGCCAATCACAAGGCTCGGATTACCACCAG GATGGGCAACACTCCCGACTCTGCCTCCGATAACCTGGGATTCAGGTGTGCTGCTGACGAGGACCAAGACAGAGCCGAGCTGTAG
- the sumf2 gene encoding inactive C-alpha-formylglycine-generating enzyme 2 isoform X1: protein MDVKTLFRIFAVILLAAAAASGEMLAVPAGRMLMGTSAADGRDGESNTREVSVQPFRLDQYPVTNADFRDFVRAEKYKTEAETFGWSFVFEDFVSDEVKSKITQRIESAPWWLPVERVFWRQPAGPGSGIRDRLDFPVVQVSWNDARAFCQWRGNRLPSEEEWEWAARGGLQGRTYPWGNKFQANRTNLWQGQFPGKDTAEDGYHGSSPVTAFPPQNSYGLYDMMGNTWEWTSTLFSAARQMYVLRGGSWIDTVDGSANHKARITTRMGNTPDSASDNLGFRCAADEDQDRAEL from the exons ATGGACGTTAAAACTCTGTTCCGGATATTTGCTGTGATTTTACTAGCAGCAGCAG CAGCCTCGGGGGAGATGCTGGCCGTCCCCGCGGGGAGGATGCTGATGGGGACCAGTGCGGCCGACGGCAGGGACGGGGAGTCGAACACCAGGGAGGTCTCAGTGCAGCCCTTTAGACTGGACCAGTACCCGGTCACTAACGCTGACTTCAG AGACTTTGTGAGAGCAGAAAAGTACAAAACTGAAGCTGAGACGTTTGGCTGGAGTTTTGTGTTTGAAGACTTCGTGTCAGATGAAGTGAAAAGCAAAATCACTCAGAGAATCGAG TCTGCTCCCTGGTGGTTGCCTGTGGAGCGGGTGTTCTGGAGACAG CCTGCAGGGCCCGGCTCAGGCATCAGGGATCGGCTGGACTTCCCCGTGGTTCAGGTGAGCTGGAATGATGCTCGGGCCTTCTGCCAGTGGAGAGGCAACAGACTGCCATCCGAGGAGGAGTGGGAGTGGGCCGCACGTGGAGGGCTGCAAG GTCGGACTTATCCTTGGGGGAACAAGTTTCAGGCCAACAGAACCAACCTTTGGCAG GGCCAGTTTCCAGGCAAAGACACTGCAGAGGATGGATACCACGGCTCCTCCCCGGTTACAGCCTTCCCTCCTCAGAACAGTTATG GACTGTATGACATGATGGGAAACACATGGGAGTGGACATCAACACTGTTTTCAGCAGCGCGCCAGATGTACGTGCTGCGCGGAGGCTCCTGGATCGACACGGTGGACGGTTCAGCCAATCACAAGGCTCGGATTACCACCAG GATGGGCAACACTCCCGACTCTGCCTCCGATAACCTGGGATTCAGGTGTGCTGCTGACGAGGACCAAGACAGAGCCGAGCTGTAG